A single genomic interval of Zunongwangia sp. HGR-M22 harbors:
- a CDS encoding efflux RND transporter permease subunit — translation MNNLDKEFKLSSWAIDNKMTVYVIIAIIMLGGLLSYYGMPREAFPEIIETKIYVSSVNPGNSAEDVEKFITEPLEEEFNDVAGIKEITSTTLQDYSIVIVEFEEDISVDVAKTKVKDKVDLVKAETTWPTLDNGAKVEPNVFDLNLSEEQPILNINLTGDYPVQQLKTYAEYLQDKIELLPQIKEASIRGADEMEVEIAVDIYKMSASQVSFDDIINAVSLENKTISAGNVITSGIQKNIRVVGEIQDPAELENVIVKREGGNIFLKDIADINFKEKDATTYAREKGTPVVMLDIKKRGGKNMIEAVESIKEIISKEQEDYLPENLHISYSNDQSTKTQTQVDDLVNNIIFGVILVVLVLMFFLGFRNALFVGLAIPLSMFLSYIVLSSLGYTLNTMVLFALVMGLGMLVDNGIVVVENVYTLMDEGMSRTKAAKQGLGEIAWPIIASTATTLAAFFPLGLWPGTIGKFMMIFPITLSIVLGSSLFVALIINSMLTSQFMKTEEEEMTKKKLIRLSVIFGALGILFLLGGFLLDAGAFRGIGNILLLLVILLWVYKYLLTKAIAYFQFTALKKLENSYEATLKYALKGKRAYAFFFGTVIMLIASFILIGAVQPNVLFFPENEPKQIITYIEYPEGTDIEKTNELTKQVEQRIYDAIEKYNDDGYNYMVESAVSQVGEGAGNPQTDGGQQNEMPHKGKITLSMREFNERRGVKSSDVMEEIRQAVQGFPGASIIVEKDAAGPPAGYPINIELRGEDYEEMLAEAENMRSYIQNLSIEGIEELKIDVNKSKAELQVKVDRRRAGQLGVSTVAVGQTLRRAIYGEEISTYKEGDDDYEVNVRFGDEFRYDENALFNQPITFKNQNNGETVQVPISSLVETDATSSFSAIKRKDLKRVITVYSNVLGDYNANEIVGQLKTELQNYELPEEMSFAFTGEQEEQDDNMAFLLKALLIAIGGILLILVAQFNSLSKPIIIVSAVILSLVGVFFGLIIFQMDFVIIMTMMGIISLAGIVVNNAIVLIDYTQILIDRKKNELGLEDSDLLTRAQYFEVIVRGGRSRLRPVLLTAITTVLGLIPLSIGFNIDFFGLMIDYAPGIYIGGDNVIFWGPLAWTVIFGLVFATFLTLIVVPVMFYLVNRAKVKTKDKRNERKQRKLANS, via the coding sequence ATGAACAATTTAGATAAAGAATTTAAGCTCTCCTCCTGGGCGATCGATAATAAAATGACGGTTTACGTTATTATTGCGATCATCATGCTAGGTGGTTTGCTTTCTTATTACGGAATGCCTCGTGAAGCTTTTCCCGAAATTATAGAAACTAAAATCTATGTAAGCTCTGTTAACCCGGGGAACTCTGCCGAAGATGTAGAAAAGTTTATAACCGAGCCGCTAGAAGAAGAGTTTAATGATGTTGCGGGAATAAAAGAAATCACCTCTACTACCCTTCAAGATTACTCGATTGTAATAGTTGAATTTGAAGAAGATATTAGTGTAGATGTTGCGAAAACTAAAGTTAAAGATAAAGTTGATTTGGTGAAAGCTGAAACTACCTGGCCAACCTTAGATAACGGCGCCAAGGTAGAGCCAAATGTTTTTGATCTTAACCTTTCTGAAGAGCAACCCATATTAAACATAAACCTAACGGGAGATTATCCAGTTCAGCAATTAAAAACTTATGCTGAATACCTTCAGGATAAAATAGAATTGCTTCCTCAAATTAAAGAGGCAAGCATTCGTGGTGCTGATGAAATGGAGGTTGAAATTGCCGTAGATATTTATAAAATGTCTGCTTCGCAAGTAAGTTTTGATGATATCATCAATGCTGTTAGCCTTGAAAATAAAACAATTTCTGCAGGAAATGTAATTACCAGCGGTATTCAGAAAAACATTAGAGTAGTTGGTGAAATTCAGGATCCAGCAGAACTTGAAAATGTAATCGTGAAACGTGAAGGCGGAAATATCTTTTTAAAGGATATCGCAGATATTAATTTTAAAGAAAAAGACGCAACTACGTACGCCAGAGAAAAAGGCACTCCCGTTGTGATGCTAGACATCAAAAAACGTGGAGGAAAAAACATGATTGAGGCGGTAGAAAGCATTAAAGAAATCATTAGTAAAGAACAAGAAGATTACTTACCAGAAAACCTTCACATTTCTTACTCTAACGACCAGTCTACAAAAACACAGACTCAGGTAGACGATTTAGTAAACAATATCATCTTTGGGGTAATATTGGTGGTTTTAGTACTTATGTTTTTCTTAGGATTTAGAAATGCCCTATTTGTAGGTTTAGCGATACCGCTTTCTATGTTCTTATCTTACATCGTATTATCTAGTTTAGGATATACATTAAATACCATGGTTCTTTTTGCATTGGTAATGGGACTGGGTATGTTAGTAGATAATGGTATCGTAGTTGTCGAAAATGTGTATACATTGATGGATGAAGGTATGTCGCGCACCAAAGCAGCAAAACAAGGACTTGGTGAAATTGCGTGGCCTATTATTGCATCTACCGCAACTACTCTTGCCGCATTTTTCCCTCTAGGTTTATGGCCGGGCACTATTGGTAAATTTATGATGATCTTTCCTATAACATTATCTATAGTATTAGGATCCTCTTTATTCGTTGCCCTTATTATAAACTCGATGTTAACTTCTCAGTTTATGAAAACTGAAGAAGAGGAAATGACTAAAAAGAAACTAATTCGATTATCGGTAATTTTTGGAGCTTTAGGAATTCTTTTCTTATTAGGCGGGTTTTTATTAGACGCAGGAGCTTTCAGAGGAATAGGAAATATCCTACTACTACTTGTAATTTTACTGTGGGTTTACAAATATCTACTTACTAAAGCTATTGCCTATTTTCAATTTACAGCCTTAAAGAAACTAGAGAATTCTTACGAGGCTACACTTAAATATGCTTTAAAAGGAAAGAGAGCTTATGCATTTTTCTTCGGAACTGTAATTATGCTTATCGCCTCGTTTATTTTGATTGGAGCAGTACAACCCAACGTATTGTTTTTTCCTGAAAATGAGCCAAAGCAAATTATCACCTATATCGAATATCCAGAGGGAACCGATATTGAAAAAACAAACGAGCTAACTAAACAAGTTGAACAACGAATCTACGATGCCATCGAGAAGTACAATGATGATGGATATAATTATATGGTAGAATCTGCGGTTTCGCAGGTGGGTGAAGGAGCTGGAAATCCGCAAACCGATGGAGGCCAACAAAACGAAATGCCCCATAAAGGAAAAATAACTTTATCGATGCGCGAGTTTAATGAGCGTAGAGGTGTAAAAAGTAGTGATGTAATGGAAGAAATTCGCCAAGCCGTTCAGGGCTTCCCGGGCGCTTCTATTATTGTCGAAAAAGATGCTGCCGGACCTCCTGCGGGCTACCCAATTAATATAGAGCTTCGTGGCGAAGATTATGAAGAAATGCTTGCTGAAGCCGAAAATATGCGTTCTTACATACAAAACTTAAGTATTGAAGGAATTGAAGAACTTAAAATTGATGTAAATAAATCTAAAGCTGAATTACAGGTTAAGGTCGATCGAAGAAGAGCAGGACAACTTGGAGTTTCAACTGTAGCTGTAGGACAAACTTTACGTCGCGCAATTTATGGTGAAGAGATTTCGACTTATAAAGAAGGTGATGATGATTACGAAGTAAATGTACGTTTTGGAGATGAGTTTAGATACGATGAGAATGCATTGTTCAATCAACCTATAACCTTCAAAAATCAAAACAACGGGGAAACCGTGCAGGTTCCAATTTCATCTTTAGTAGAAACCGATGCCACTTCTTCTTTTAGTGCCATAAAGAGAAAAGATTTAAAAAGAGTAATTACCGTTTACTCGAATGTTCTTGGAGATTACAATGCCAATGAAATTGTAGGACAGTTAAAAACAGAACTTCAGAATTATGAATTACCTGAAGAAATGAGTTTTGCGTTTACAGGTGAACAAGAAGAACAAGACGATAATATGGCCTTCCTTTTGAAAGCACTTCTTATCGCTATTGGCGGAATCTTATTAATTCTGGTAGCTCAGTTTAACTCTTTATCCAAACCAATAATTATCGTAAGCGCCGTGATTCTAAGTTTAGTTGGAGTTTTCTTCGGGTTAATTATTTTCCAAATGGACTTTGTAATTATTATGACCATGATGGGAATTATTTCTCTTGCGGGTATTGTAGTGAATAATGCTATTGTACTAATTGATTATACTCAGATTTTAATTGATAGAAAGAAAAACGAATTAGGACTTGAAGATAGTGATTTGCTTACCAGAGCGCAATATTTTGAAGTTATTGTTAGAGGTGGTCGATCAAGATTAAGACCAGTGCTTTTAACTGCAATCACCACTGTACTTGGTTTAATTCCGTTATCTATTGGTTTTAATATAGACTTCTTTGGATTGATGATTGACTATGCACCGGGAATCTACATTGGTGGAGATAACGTGATCTTTTGGGGACCATTAGCATGGACAGTGATATTCGGACTAGTGTTCGCAACATTCTTAACGCTAATTGTAGTACCAGTGATGTTTTATCTGGTTAATCGCGCTAAGGTTAAAACTAAAGATAAGAGAAATGAAAGAAAACAGAGAAAGCTAGCAAATAGCTAA
- a CDS encoding efflux RND transporter periplasmic adaptor subunit, with product MKKLAAIFSVSLLLAACGNENKKSVDQLIEEGNLSEIRARKSELSKEQSAITSDINKLDEEINKLDKNRSLNLVTTQKIADSTFAHYAEVQGDVATDENIIIYPEYSGILDRIYVQEGDKVNKGQILAKIDDGGLSSQVAQSEAQATLAKTTYERQKRLWDQNIGSEIQYLEAKTNYEASQKAAEQLQSQLAKTSVIAPFSGVVDEIISNQGEVVSPGQSQLLRIINLSNMYVEAAVPENYLSKIQKGTSVKVMISSVNQNYEGKVTEVGNNINPNNRTFRVKIAIPNPDRLIKPNQIATILLNDYTAEDAITIPENTVQKNSLGESVVYTLESKTDSTGVAKKNIIKTGYVYNNMIEVTEGLEAGATLIVEGSKSLRDGQEVKISKN from the coding sequence ATGAAAAAATTAGCAGCAATTTTTAGTGTTTCTCTTTTATTAGCCGCTTGCGGAAACGAAAATAAAAAATCGGTGGATCAATTAATTGAAGAAGGCAATCTCTCTGAAATTAGGGCTCGCAAATCTGAGCTGAGTAAGGAGCAAAGTGCAATAACTTCAGATATTAATAAATTAGATGAAGAAATTAACAAACTCGATAAAAACAGAAGCCTTAATCTGGTCACTACGCAGAAAATCGCAGATAGTACTTTTGCGCATTATGCCGAGGTACAAGGTGATGTGGCTACAGATGAGAATATCATTATCTACCCAGAATATTCTGGAATTTTAGATAGAATCTACGTGCAGGAGGGTGACAAAGTAAATAAAGGACAGATTTTAGCTAAAATCGACGATGGTGGACTATCCAGCCAGGTTGCTCAATCTGAAGCTCAGGCTACTCTTGCAAAGACAACTTACGAACGTCAAAAAAGACTTTGGGATCAAAATATCGGGTCTGAAATTCAGTATTTAGAAGCAAAAACAAATTATGAAGCATCTCAAAAAGCCGCAGAACAACTACAATCTCAGCTGGCAAAAACTTCTGTAATAGCTCCATTTAGTGGTGTAGTAGACGAGATCATCAGCAATCAGGGCGAAGTTGTAAGCCCGGGGCAAAGCCAGCTTCTAAGAATCATTAACCTCAGCAATATGTATGTCGAGGCAGCAGTTCCAGAAAATTATTTATCTAAAATTCAGAAAGGAACTTCAGTAAAAGTAATGATTAGCTCTGTAAACCAAAATTATGAAGGAAAAGTTACTGAAGTTGGAAATAACATAAATCCAAACAACAGAACATTCCGAGTTAAAATTGCCATTCCTAATCCTGATCGATTAATTAAACCGAACCAAATTGCTACAATTTTGCTTAATGATTATACCGCTGAAGACGCAATTACTATCCCAGAGAATACAGTTCAGAAAAATTCTTTAGGAGAAAGCGTAGTTTACACGCTTGAAAGCAAAACAGACAGCACCGGTGTTGCAAAGAAAAACATCATTAAAACAGGTTATGTCTATAACAACATGATTGAAGTTACAGAAGGTTTAGAAGCTGGAGCAACTTTAATTGTAGAAGGCAGCAAGAGTTTAAGAGACGGACAGGAAGTAAAAATTAGCAAAAACTAA
- a CDS encoding toxin-antitoxin system YwqK family antitoxin, producing the protein MKTIKNTMIAALMMIGGAAIAQSGIKKPVFEKQGDLIKGTYYYEDGNIRQEGTYKNGELHGKWISYDQNGEKTASAKYDSGEKVGTWLFWEGDKIKQVEYKSNRIVSVDDISYESKLAINED; encoded by the coding sequence ATGAAGACGATAAAAAATACAATGATTGCTGCCCTGATGATGATTGGTGGAGCAGCGATTGCGCAGAGTGGAATTAAAAAGCCTGTTTTTGAAAAACAGGGAGATTTAATTAAAGGAACTTATTATTATGAAGACGGAAATATTAGGCAGGAAGGTACGTACAAGAATGGAGAGCTCCACGGGAAATGGATTTCTTACGACCAGAACGGTGAAAAGACAGCCTCAGCAAAGTATGACAGCGGTGAAAAAGTTGGTACATGGCTTTTTTGGGAAGGTGATAAGATTAAGCAGGTAGAATATAAATCTAACCGAATAGTATCGGTTGATGATATATCTTATGAATCTAAATTAGCGATTAACGAAGATTAA
- a CDS encoding TolC family protein translates to MRQKLTKNLFAMFLFISLGLFAQTDNAPQSYSFSLEEAIRYGLDHNVEAVNAQKDIAISLKQKWEIIAQGLPQISAGADYQNNLKQPVSLLPAEIAGGEPGTFLPVVFGTKQSMNATATWNQIIFDGSYIVGIQSAKTLLQITENAKTKTDQEVKKGIINAYGNVLLAEENVEILKMNVESVQSTYDETKATFENGLAEEEDVEQLEITLLTLKNNLNRSKRMKQIAYEMLNITLGLPVEADITLTEELEALAMQYFDLAILEKEIPVEENIDYRIAKNTAASAEIEVKLEQAKALPSLTGYVNYGYQGFSQKFTFLTDNQDYFSQSVLGISLNIPIFSSGMRSARTQQQKIALEQALMDLEYTENEVKQQINSAKTEYEYSLDNYQVQKKNLALAERIENKNKIKFEEGVASSFELNEAQRQLYTAQQDYLQSMLNVITTKVELENLLDTTKYEDQE, encoded by the coding sequence ATGAGACAAAAACTAACTAAGAATTTATTTGCAATGTTTTTATTTATCAGCTTGGGGTTATTCGCCCAGACTGATAATGCACCACAATCCTATTCTTTTTCCTTAGAGGAAGCCATTCGATATGGATTAGATCACAATGTAGAAGCCGTAAATGCACAAAAAGATATTGCAATTTCCCTAAAGCAAAAATGGGAAATCATTGCCCAGGGTTTACCACAGATAAGTGCTGGTGCAGATTACCAAAATAATCTAAAACAACCTGTGTCTTTACTACCCGCCGAGATTGCGGGAGGAGAACCCGGTACTTTTTTACCTGTAGTTTTTGGGACTAAACAAAGTATGAATGCCACAGCGACCTGGAATCAGATAATTTTTGATGGTTCGTACATCGTAGGAATCCAATCTGCAAAAACATTGCTTCAGATTACCGAGAATGCCAAAACAAAAACCGATCAAGAGGTTAAAAAAGGAATTATAAATGCCTACGGCAACGTTCTTTTAGCTGAAGAAAATGTGGAAATTCTTAAAATGAATGTAGAAAGTGTACAAAGTACTTATGATGAAACCAAAGCAACTTTTGAAAATGGACTGGCAGAAGAGGAAGATGTAGAGCAACTTGAAATCACGCTGCTAACTTTAAAAAACAACCTGAATAGAAGTAAGCGAATGAAACAAATTGCTTACGAAATGCTCAATATCACCTTGGGACTTCCAGTTGAAGCTGATATCACACTTACCGAAGAGTTAGAAGCTTTAGCCATGCAATATTTCGACTTGGCCATTTTAGAAAAAGAAATCCCGGTAGAAGAGAATATTGATTATAGAATTGCAAAAAACACCGCAGCATCTGCAGAAATTGAGGTGAAGCTGGAGCAAGCAAAAGCACTCCCTTCGCTAACAGGTTATGTTAATTATGGATATCAGGGATTTAGCCAAAAATTTACATTCTTAACTGATAATCAGGATTATTTCAGTCAGTCTGTTCTAGGTATAAGTTTAAATATCCCCATTTTTAGCAGCGGTATGCGATCTGCCAGAACGCAGCAACAAAAAATTGCTTTAGAGCAAGCTCTTATGGATTTAGAGTACACCGAAAATGAGGTGAAGCAACAAATAAATTCTGCGAAAACAGAATACGAATACAGTTTAGATAATTACCAGGTGCAAAAGAAGAATCTTGCCTTAGCTGAACGTATCGAAAATAAGAACAAAATTAAATTTGAAGAAGGAGTTGCCAGTAGTTTCGAGTTAAACGAAGCACAAAGACAACTTTACACCGCACAACAGGATTACTTACAATCTATGCTTAACGTAATTACAACTAAGGTTGAGTTAGAAAATTTATTAGATACAACTAAATATGAAGATCAAGAATAA
- a CDS encoding cold-shock protein produces the protein MEGTVKFFNESKGYGFITNDDTGRDIFVHVTGIDGETLNEGDKVEYVEKEGRKGLNADEVRVIG, from the coding sequence ATGGAAGGTACAGTTAAATTTTTCAATGAGTCCAAAGGTTATGGATTCATTACCAACGACGACACAGGAAGAGACATCTTCGTTCACGTAACAGGGATCGACGGTGAAACTCTAAATGAAGGAGATAAAGTGGAGTACGTTGAGAAAGAAGGACGAAAAGGTCTGAACGCAGACGAAGTTCGTGTTATTGGATAG
- the aspS gene encoding aspartate--tRNA ligase: protein MYRSHTCGELNSSAIGNQITLSGWVQKIRNKGFMIWVDLRDRYGITQLIFDEERSSKELMQKAATLGREFVIQVKGEVIERESKNPNIPTGEIEVLVNELSILNTSLTPPFTIDNKTDGGEDLRMKYRYLDIRRNPVKDKLVFRHKVGMQVRNYLSNQGFIEVETPYLIKSTPEGARDFVVPSRMNEGQFYALPQSPQTFKQLLMVGGMDKYFQIVKCFRDEDLRADRQPEFTQIDCEMAFVEQEDILSIFEGLTKHLLKEVNGVEVDKFPRMTYEDAMKKYGNDKPDIRFGMEFGELNEVTKHKDFKIFNDAELVVGIAVPGGANYSRKEIDKLIDWVKRPQVGALGMVYAKYNEDGSFKSSVDKFYDEEDLAKWAEKTNAKPGDLICVLSGATNKVRAQLSTLRMEMAERLGLRKADDFAPLWVIDFPLLEWDEETERYHAMHHPFTSPKIEDIPLLETDPGKVRANAYDLVLNGNEIGGGSIRIHDKETQSKMFTHLGFTKEEAKEQFGFLMNAFEYGAPPHGGIAFGFDRLTAILGGQETIRDFIAFPKNNAGRDVMIDAPSKLDEEQLKELSLKLNIE from the coding sequence ATGTACAGAAGTCATACTTGCGGTGAGCTTAATTCCTCTGCAATCGGGAATCAGATCACGCTTTCAGGATGGGTGCAAAAAATAAGAAATAAGGGCTTTATGATCTGGGTAGATCTTCGTGATCGCTACGGAATTACTCAGCTTATCTTTGATGAAGAAAGATCTTCTAAAGAGTTAATGCAAAAAGCTGCAACCTTGGGCCGTGAGTTTGTAATTCAGGTAAAAGGTGAAGTAATAGAACGAGAGTCTAAGAATCCTAATATTCCTACCGGGGAGATTGAAGTTTTAGTTAATGAGTTAAGCATTTTAAACACGTCATTAACTCCTCCATTCACTATAGATAATAAAACAGACGGAGGCGAAGATTTACGAATGAAGTATCGCTACTTAGACATTCGTAGAAATCCTGTAAAAGATAAATTAGTATTTCGTCACAAAGTAGGAATGCAAGTGAGAAATTATTTATCTAACCAGGGCTTTATCGAGGTGGAAACGCCTTACCTTATTAAATCTACACCAGAAGGGGCGAGAGATTTCGTGGTACCTAGTAGAATGAACGAAGGACAATTTTATGCCTTACCACAATCTCCACAAACTTTTAAGCAGTTACTTATGGTTGGTGGCATGGATAAGTACTTCCAGATTGTAAAATGTTTTAGGGATGAAGATTTAAGAGCCGACAGACAACCGGAGTTTACTCAGATTGATTGTGAAATGGCTTTCGTGGAGCAAGAAGATATTTTATCGATTTTCGAAGGTTTAACTAAACATTTATTAAAAGAAGTAAACGGAGTAGAAGTAGATAAATTCCCACGAATGACTTATGAAGATGCCATGAAAAAGTATGGTAACGATAAGCCAGACATTCGCTTCGGGATGGAATTTGGTGAACTCAATGAGGTGACCAAACACAAAGATTTTAAAATCTTTAATGATGCTGAACTAGTAGTTGGTATCGCAGTACCGGGAGGTGCTAATTATAGCCGTAAAGAAATAGATAAATTAATAGATTGGGTAAAACGTCCTCAGGTTGGTGCTTTAGGAATGGTTTACGCAAAATATAACGAAGACGGTAGCTTTAAATCTTCAGTAGATAAATTTTACGATGAAGAAGATTTGGCAAAATGGGCAGAAAAGACCAATGCAAAACCAGGTGATTTAATTTGTGTTCTTTCCGGAGCAACTAATAAAGTAAGAGCCCAGTTGAGTACTTTACGTATGGAAATGGCCGAGCGTTTAGGTTTAAGAAAAGCTGATGATTTTGCACCACTTTGGGTTATAGATTTTCCATTATTAGAATGGGATGAAGAAACAGAGCGTTACCACGCAATGCACCACCCGTTTACCTCACCAAAAATTGAAGACATTCCTTTATTGGAAACCGATCCAGGAAAAGTAAGAGCTAATGCTTACGATTTAGTATTAAATGGTAATGAAATTGGTGGTGGATCTATAAGAATTCATGATAAAGAAACACAATCTAAAATGTTTACGCATTTAGGATTTACAAAGGAAGAAGCTAAAGAACAATTTGGCTTCCTTATGAATGCTTTTGAATACGGAGCACCACCGCACGGCGGAATCGCTTTTGGTTTTGATAGACTAACCGCCATACTTGGCGGCCAAGAAACTATTCGAGATTTTATTGCATTCCCTAAAAACAATGCAGGGCGCGATGTAATGATCGATGCACCATCCAAATTGGATGAAGAGCAATTAAAAGAATTAAGCTTAAAACTGAATATTGAATAA
- a CDS encoding chloride channel protein, whose protein sequence is MFLKSVPGLQKFLLWKTKHLSQQQFILILSAIIGFAAGLGAVLIKNLTHFIQNLLEGNFIANYHHAFYFIFPIIGLALTVFIIKKILRKPVGHGIPSTLYAISKRKGLMRSFQMYGSILTAPLTVGFGGSVGLEGPTVATGASLGSNISRLFRMNQSARTLLVGCAAAGAMSSIFKAPIAAIIFAIEVFSLDLTLVSMLPLLTASVSAILTSYFFFGSDTILPFELHDNFHISEVPFYMILGCICALGSMYFTIIYFRIHSLFGKIENKFTRLLLAGAGLGIIIYFIPPLYGEGYGVINNLLAENYIQALGTNFLNDFLDNIWVVILLLAGLVIFKIFATSLTFAAGGVGGIFAPVLFMGSALGHCFALVVNHLGIIDKPISTSSFTMVGMAGLMAGVLHAPLTAIFLIAELTGGYELFVPLMITALISYMITNTVQPHSVYTMELAQRGELLTHDKDQTVLTLLDINQIIERDFVPLNVTMTLGDVIHEGVIKSPRNIFPVLDQEDNFMGIILLDDIRPIMFKQHLYDEITVNDIMQRAPDTIDLQNDSMKTIMKKFQNSAAWNLPVVKENKYVGFISKSKMLTAYRQKLIEVTV, encoded by the coding sequence ATGTTTTTAAAATCAGTGCCGGGATTACAGAAGTTTTTGCTGTGGAAGACCAAACATCTTTCCCAACAGCAGTTTATTTTAATCCTTAGTGCTATAATTGGTTTTGCGGCAGGTTTGGGTGCTGTTCTTATCAAAAACCTTACTCATTTTATTCAGAATTTACTCGAAGGTAATTTTATTGCTAATTATCATCACGCCTTCTATTTTATATTTCCGATTATAGGATTGGCCTTAACGGTCTTTATCATTAAAAAAATTCTGCGGAAGCCGGTAGGTCATGGTATACCATCAACACTATATGCTATCTCAAAAAGAAAGGGTTTAATGCGCTCTTTCCAAATGTATGGATCTATACTTACCGCTCCGCTTACCGTAGGCTTTGGTGGATCTGTAGGTTTAGAAGGACCAACAGTTGCGACGGGCGCCTCACTTGGATCTAATATTTCGCGCTTATTCAGAATGAACCAGAGTGCCAGAACATTATTAGTGGGATGTGCTGCTGCTGGTGCGATGTCATCAATATTTAAAGCCCCAATTGCTGCAATTATTTTTGCTATTGAAGTTTTTAGCCTGGATCTTACTTTAGTAAGTATGCTACCGCTTTTAACAGCCTCTGTTTCTGCAATTCTTACCTCGTATTTCTTTTTTGGATCAGACACCATATTACCTTTTGAGCTTCATGACAATTTCCATATTTCAGAAGTTCCTTTTTATATGATCTTGGGATGTATCTGTGCGCTAGGATCTATGTATTTTACAATTATTTACTTCAGAATTCATTCTCTTTTTGGCAAAATTGAGAATAAATTTACCCGGCTTTTATTAGCAGGAGCGGGTTTAGGGATTATTATCTATTTTATACCCCCGCTCTATGGTGAAGGTTACGGAGTGATCAATAATTTACTAGCAGAAAATTACATTCAGGCATTAGGCACCAACTTTTTAAATGATTTCCTGGATAATATCTGGGTTGTTATTTTGTTATTGGCCGGACTGGTAATTTTTAAAATTTTTGCAACATCACTTACTTTTGCCGCTGGTGGTGTTGGTGGTATTTTCGCACCTGTTCTTTTTATGGGAAGCGCCCTAGGCCATTGTTTTGCCTTAGTTGTAAATCATCTAGGAATCATCGATAAACCAATTTCTACCAGTAGTTTTACAATGGTTGGAATGGCAGGATTAATGGCAGGTGTGCTGCATGCACCTCTAACAGCTATTTTCCTTATTGCTGAATTGACCGGTGGTTACGAGCTTTTTGTGCCTTTGATGATTACCGCATTGATCTCTTATATGATCACTAATACCGTTCAACCTCATTCGGTTTATACAATGGAATTAGCACAACGCGGCGAACTTTTAACTCATGATAAAGATCAAACGGTATTAACTTTGTTAGATATTAATCAGATTATCGAAAGAGATTTTGTTCCGTTAAATGTGACTATGACGTTGGGTGATGTTATCCATGAAGGTGTAATTAAATCTCCCCGAAATATTTTTCCTGTCTTAGATCAAGAAGACAATTTTATGGGAATAATACTTTTGGATGACATAAGACCTATAATGTTTAAACAGCATTTGTATGATGAAATTACGGTAAATGATATTATGCAAAGAGCACCAGATACCATAGATCTGCAAAATGATAGTATGAAAACTATTATGAAAAAATTTCAGAATAGTGCCGCATGGAATTTACCTGTAGTTAAAGAAAATAAATATGTTGGCTTTATTTCTAAATCTAAAATGCTTACGGCATATCGCCAAAAGTTGATTGAAGTCACCGTGTAA